One uncultured Flavobacterium sp. DNA segment encodes these proteins:
- a CDS encoding DUF4129 domain-containing protein: protein MNKIFFILSFLFCLSVSNAQDSLATAEPPKIASVKYTEKDIEIDSSTIEAKTFTKNFKKKYTDSDFIYEYKTPEKNAWDRFKDWLASVFRSLFSFENSETSIKLVSILIRVVAILVIIIVIYLIAKALIDKEGQWIFGKNSQKKTIYYTDIEKNIHLLDFEKLIKESINSGEKRIAIRYYYLWLLKVMAQNHYIEWDIEKTNSDYLYELQRPVHKEEFTYLSYLYNYIWYGEFEINETSFSKAENRFKNALKTFSNG, encoded by the coding sequence ATGAATAAAATTTTCTTCATTTTATCTTTTCTTTTCTGCTTAAGCGTTTCAAATGCTCAGGATTCTTTGGCTACAGCCGAACCTCCAAAAATTGCTTCGGTAAAATATACCGAAAAAGACATTGAGATTGATTCGAGCACGATTGAAGCCAAAACTTTTACGAAAAACTTCAAAAAAAAATACACCGATTCAGATTTTATATATGAATATAAAACGCCTGAAAAAAATGCATGGGATCGTTTTAAAGATTGGTTGGCCAGCGTTTTTAGATCGTTATTTAGTTTTGAAAACAGCGAAACCTCAATCAAATTGGTGTCAATTCTAATAAGAGTTGTTGCCATTTTAGTAATTATCATCGTGATTTATTTGATTGCAAAAGCCTTGATTGATAAAGAAGGGCAATGGATTTTTGGCAAAAACTCACAAAAAAAGACCATTTATTATACTGATATTGAAAAAAACATACATCTTTTAGATTTTGAAAAATTGATAAAAGAGAGCATTAATTCCGGCGAAAAAAGAATCGCTATTCGGTATTATTATCTTTGGCTCTTAAAGGTCATGGCGCAAAATCATTATATAGAATGGGATATCGAAAAAACAAATTCAGATTATTTATACGAGCTTCAAAGACCTGTGCATAAAGAAGAGTTCACGTATTTATCGTACTTGTATAATTATATCTGGTATGGAGAATTTGAAATTAATGAAACCTCTTTCAGTAAAGCAGAAAATAGATTTAAGAATGCCCTAAAAACCTTTAGCAATGGATAA
- a CDS encoding stage II sporulation protein M has product MREVAFIKQNKEKWLEFELAIFGKAKKNPDELANLYIQLMNDLSYAQTYYPKSKTVIYLNHLASQIYQKIYKTKRTEKNRLVEFFKTEVPLLVYEYKRYLMYAFVLFFITVAIGVVSAKYDPNFVRLILGDSYVNMTLENIKKGNPMAVYGSGTNWGSFIGITVNNLHVGAQCYFYGILGGIGTFYIFLQNSIMLGSFQYFFYEQGVFWKSVRGIWIHGSMEIFAIVIETTAGFILGASILFPKTFSRMNSFKIGFKNSFKIFLSTFPFTISAGFLEGFITRYSIDMPNWLSSFIILFTLAIISFYYLVYPFIVHKKIQQLSAKSN; this is encoded by the coding sequence ATGAGAGAAGTCGCCTTCATAAAACAAAATAAAGAAAAATGGCTGGAATTTGAACTAGCTATTTTTGGTAAAGCTAAAAAAAATCCTGATGAGTTAGCTAATTTGTACATTCAATTGATGAATGATCTGTCGTATGCACAAACTTATTATCCAAAAAGTAAAACGGTTATTTACTTAAATCATCTTGCATCACAGATTTATCAAAAGATTTACAAAACGAAACGAACAGAAAAAAACAGATTGGTGGAATTCTTCAAAACCGAAGTTCCGCTGCTTGTTTACGAATACAAAAGATACTTAATGTATGCTTTTGTATTATTTTTTATCACTGTTGCAATTGGTGTAGTTTCGGCAAAATATGACCCTAATTTTGTTCGCTTAATCTTAGGAGATTCCTATGTAAATATGACTTTGGAGAACATCAAAAAAGGAAATCCAATGGCAGTTTATGGTTCCGGAACCAATTGGGGAAGTTTTATTGGTATTACCGTAAACAATCTTCACGTTGGAGCGCAGTGCTATTTTTATGGGATTCTTGGCGGTATTGGAACTTTTTATATTTTCCTGCAAAACTCTATTATGCTGGGATCTTTTCAATACTTTTTCTATGAGCAGGGCGTTTTCTGGAAAAGTGTTCGCGGAATCTGGATTCACGGTTCTATGGAAATTTTTGCCATTGTAATCGAAACAACTGCGGGATTTATTCTTGGAGCTTCGATATTGTTTCCTAAAACTTTTTCGAGAATGAACTCTTTTAAAATTGGCTTTAAAAATAGTTTCAAAATATTCCTGAGTACTTTTCCTTTTACGATTAGCGCCGGATTTCTTGAGGGTTTTATTACCCGATATTCTATAGATATGCCAAATTGGTTGAGCTCTTTTATCATTTTATTTACCTTAGCAATAATTTCATTTTATTATCTGGTTTATCCTTTTATAGTCCACAAAAAAATACAACAACTATCAGCCAAATCGAATTAA
- a CDS encoding trimeric intracellular cation channel family protein, producing MFHLLDIIGTMAFAMSGALTAMHKKLDPFGVFIIAFVTAVGGGTLRDVLIGRTPVGWMKDLQYVYVIILGFLLAILFRKKFDRLRTSLFLFDTIGLGVFTLIGLEKGISIGLHPVICIALGTMTACFGGVIRDILCNEIPTIFRREIYATICILGGIVFFILKKLNLDNDILYLITSVVIITVRLMAVKFKWYLPAFEHK from the coding sequence ATGTTTCATCTATTAGATATTATTGGTACAATGGCCTTTGCCATGTCCGGCGCTTTAACGGCAATGCACAAAAAACTCGATCCGTTTGGGGTTTTTATCATAGCATTTGTTACGGCAGTTGGCGGCGGAACATTGCGAGATGTTTTAATTGGCAGAACTCCCGTGGGCTGGATGAAAGATTTGCAATATGTTTATGTGATTATTTTAGGTTTTTTGCTGGCTATTCTGTTTAGAAAAAAGTTTGACAGATTAAGGACTTCTTTGTTTTTATTTGATACAATCGGACTTGGGGTTTTTACCTTGATCGGACTCGAAAAAGGGATTTCTATTGGTTTGCATCCTGTTATTTGTATCGCGTTAGGAACCATGACAGCCTGTTTTGGCGGTGTTATCAGAGATATTTTATGCAACGAAATCCCAACTATTTTCAGAAGAGAAATTTATGCTACTATTTGTATTTTAGGAGGAATTGTATTTTTTATTCTAAAAAAACTGAATTTAGACAATGATATTTTATATTTGATAACATCAGTTGTAATAATCACGGTTCGATTAATGGCCGTAAAATTCAAATGGTATTTACCCGCATTTGAGCATAAATAA
- a CDS encoding RDD family protein, with amino-acid sequence MSELSINTTQNVKINFISASVGERLGSYFIDFLIKISYVIVVLLVFFYWLHFDKLFDKLDSWSVMSIILLFYLPIMLYSITLESVFEGQTIGKKLVKIKVVKIDGYQAGFGDYLIRWFFRIIDFTLLYGLVGLIAVVTSKKGQRLGDMAAGTAVITLKNKIDISHTILEEIGDAYVPTYPLVIKLSDNDMRIIKETFQKAEAKNDHEMIYKLVAKIENVTGIKNQSGNNSDFLRVILKDYNFYTQNM; translated from the coding sequence ATGTCAGAATTATCTATTAACACAACACAAAATGTTAAAATAAATTTTATATCGGCATCAGTTGGTGAACGATTAGGCTCCTATTTCATTGATTTTCTTATCAAAATCTCTTATGTAATAGTTGTCTTATTAGTGTTTTTTTACTGGCTGCATTTCGATAAATTGTTTGATAAACTAGATTCCTGGTCTGTAATGTCGATCATTTTGCTTTTTTATTTACCAATTATGCTTTATTCGATTACTTTGGAAAGTGTTTTTGAAGGACAAACCATTGGAAAAAAACTGGTAAAAATAAAAGTCGTAAAAATTGATGGTTACCAAGCCGGTTTTGGCGATTATTTGATTCGCTGGTTTTTTAGAATAATCGATTTTACGCTGCTTTATGGACTTGTTGGTTTAATTGCTGTTGTTACAAGTAAAAAAGGACAGCGATTAGGCGATATGGCAGCAGGAACGGCAGTGATTACCTTAAAAAACAAAATTGATATCAGTCATACTATTTTAGAAGAAATTGGAGATGCTTATGTGCCAACTTATCCTTTGGTAATTAAATTATCTGATAATGATATGCGAATTATTAAAGAAACGTTTCAAAAAGCAGAGGCAAAAAATGATCACGAAATGATTTATAAGCTGGTCGCTAAGATTGAAAACGTCACCGGAATTAAAAATCAATCAGGTAACAATAGTGACTTTCTTCGAGTTATTCTTAAAGATTATAATTTTTACACACAAAACATGTAG
- a CDS encoding DUF4350 domain-containing protein, with product MDKNIKIYIAILVFVLALTLIADRDQAKPIDWSATYSVNDKIPLGLYVFDKEINGILKHQKVEKIATVTPYEFLDSKYDDDTLVENYKIKGTFLNISEASTIDDQSIKELFYFVSHGNNAFLSMKEFPKPLLDSLKIECNSDFQNAHNYTTLFWLANKKVNQKKYTLIEGMGDTYFSKIDTLNTIVLGYQGNKNQPKQKDVNFIKVPYKNGYFYLHAQPAAFTNFHLLKADQAQYAESVLSYLPKGDVFWYTKALNDERISQSPLRYIFSQPALKWAWYLSLIGILIFIIFNAKRKQRIVPILKPLPNLTVDFTKTIGNLYYQEGDHDNIIDKKIIYFLERIRNEYLMDTTKLDDDFIKKLHYKTGKSETDIQELVFLINEHRKSYHGSLEEDLIRINNAIEKILN from the coding sequence ATGGATAAAAATATCAAAATTTATATCGCTATTCTGGTTTTTGTTTTGGCACTAACTTTAATTGCTGATCGCGATCAGGCAAAACCTATCGATTGGAGTGCAACGTATTCTGTTAATGACAAAATCCCACTTGGATTGTATGTTTTTGACAAAGAAATCAATGGTATTTTAAAACATCAGAAGGTTGAAAAAATTGCCACTGTAACGCCGTACGAGTTTTTGGATTCTAAATATGACGACGATACTTTAGTAGAAAATTACAAAATAAAAGGCACTTTTTTAAACATATCAGAGGCCAGCACAATTGACGATCAGTCTATAAAGGAGCTTTTTTACTTTGTATCACACGGAAATAATGCTTTTTTGAGCATGAAAGAATTCCCAAAACCGTTATTAGACAGTTTAAAAATAGAATGTAATTCTGATTTTCAGAATGCTCACAATTATACAACTCTATTTTGGCTGGCGAATAAAAAAGTAAATCAAAAAAAATATACTTTAATTGAAGGAATGGGTGATACTTATTTCTCTAAAATTGACACGTTAAACACCATCGTATTAGGCTATCAGGGAAATAAAAATCAACCTAAACAAAAAGACGTCAACTTTATAAAAGTTCCTTATAAAAACGGTTATTTTTATTTGCATGCACAACCGGCGGCTTTTACGAACTTTCATTTATTAAAAGCTGATCAAGCGCAATATGCCGAAAGTGTATTGTCGTACTTACCAAAAGGCGATGTTTTTTGGTACACCAAAGCACTAAATGATGAGCGAATTTCGCAATCGCCTTTGCGTTACATTTTTAGCCAGCCTGCTTTAAAATGGGCTTGGTATTTATCTCTAATTGGGATATTGATTTTTATAATTTTTAATGCTAAACGAAAACAGCGCATCGTTCCGATCCTGAAACCTTTACCGAATTTAACGGTTGATTTTACTAAAACCATCGGGAATTTGTATTATCAGGAAGGCGATCACGATAATATTATCGACAAAAAAATCATTTATTTTCTGGAGCGAATCCGAAATGAATATTTAATGGATACAACAAAATTGGATGACGATTTTATCAAAAAACTGCATTATAAAACAGGTAAAAGCGAAACAGATATTCAGGAACTCGTATTCTTAATCAACGAACATAGAAAAAGTTATCACGGAAGTCTTGAAGAAGATTTAATCAGAATTAATAATGCAATCGAAAAGATTTTAAATTAA